In Solenopsis invicta isolate M01_SB chromosome 1, UNIL_Sinv_3.0, whole genome shotgun sequence, one genomic interval encodes:
- the LOC105201168 gene encoding ribonuclease kappa — MKICGPKYALCGLVLSVWGVLQLFFMGIFFYVRSVALVEDLPLGEQNLTAIEDFYKAVDRGYTQNAYNCWIAACIYVLTFLFSGHQFYLNSRSSLSL; from the exons ATGAAGATCTGCGGTCCCAAGTACGCCTTGTGCGGTCTGGTCCTGTCCGTCTGGGGCGTGCTCCAACTG tttttcaTGGGAATATTTTTCTACGTCCGGAGCGTAGCGCTGGTAGAGGATCTTCCGTTAGGAGAGCAAAACTTAACCGCGATAGAAGACTTCTACAAAGCGGTGGATCGAGGATACACGCAGAACGCATATAATTGTTGGATTGCCGCGTGCATCTATGTCCTCACCTTCCTTTTCTCTGGTCATCAGTTCTATCTTAATTCAAGATCGTCTCTTAGCTTATAA